One window from the genome of Glycine soja cultivar W05 chromosome 12, ASM419377v2, whole genome shotgun sequence encodes:
- the LOC114377948 gene encoding uncharacterized GPI-anchored protein At4g28100-like, translating to MQSFPPIPTLACLYLTFFTSLLFLLPFSRAGLLSEPVSDPNQPLEPGSNTVPAFPVQTQALTCRLDLSDELFGGVKDACGKDLDRSRCCPVLAAWLFAAHARTALDVSAAPPPSSADLPMMPDDSQKCVNSLQDSLLSRNIRIPQPNATCDAILCFCGIRLHQITSLTCNAAFNVSLSHRNATPTAAVRNLENNCRNSSYAGCTKCLGALQKVKGYKNETKGSDRVKKMFNRDCQLMGLTWLLAKNKTAYIPTVSAVLRAMMYSAHPHESKCSPDQENMPLAVDSLQFESGHAPSRPSKFCVTVLPLVVLLLFSAFV from the exons ATGCAATCATTCCCCCCCATCCCCACTCTCGCATGCCTTTACCTTACTTTCTTTACGTCACTACTATTCCTACTACCTTTTTCTCGTGCCGGTTTACTCTCCGAACCGGTGAGCGACCCCAACCAGCCTCTCGAACCGGGCTCCAACACTGTCCCCGCCTTCCCTGTCCAGACCCAGGCCCTAACCTGCCGCCTCGACCTCTCCGACGAGCTCTTCGGCGGCGTCAAGGATGCCTGCGGCAAGGACCTCGACCGGAGCCGCTGCTGCCCCGTCCTCGCCGCCTGGCTCTTCGCCGCTCACGCCCGCACCGCTCTTGATGTCTCCGCCGCCCCTCCTCCGTCCTCCGCCGACCTTCCGATGATGCCCGACGACTCCCAAAAATGCGTCAACTCGCTCCAGGATTCGCTTCTCTCCCGCAACATCCGAATCCCTCAGCCCAACGCCACGTGCGACGCTATTCTCTGCTTCTGCGGCATCAGACTCCACCAAATCACGTCGCTTACCTGCAACGCTGCGTTTAACGTCTCGCTTTCTCACAGGAACGCCACCCCAACCGCTGCGGTTCGCAACCTCGAGAATAATTGCCGTAACTCCTCTTACGCTGGTTGCACCAAATGCCTCGGTGCCCTACAAAAG GTGAAGGGGTATAAAAACGAGACGAAGGGAAGTGATAGGGTGAAGAAAATGTTCAACCGGGACTGTCAACTGATGGGGTTAACGTGGCTTCTGGCGAAGAACAAAACGGCGTACATACCTACCGTTTCGGCAGTGCTGCGTGCGATGATGTACAGTGCGCACCCTCACGAGTCCAAGTGTAGTCCTGACCAAGAGAACATGCCGCTGGCCGTTGATTCGCTTCAGTTCGAGAGCGGCCACGCGCCATCTCGGCCGTCCAAGTTTTGCGTGACGGTTTTGCCCCTCGTGGTTCTCTTATTATTTTCCGCTTTTGTGTAG